From the genome of uncultured Bacteroides sp.:
TGCCAAGGGATATAATGCCCACAGCATAGGTATCTGTTACGAGGGAGGCTTAAATGCACTGGGAAAACCGACAGACACCCGCACCGAATGGCAACGTCATTCACTCCGCGTGCTGCTCCTCACCCTTCTCAGGGACTACCCCGGTTGCAGAATAGTGGGTCATCGCGACCTCAGTCCCGACCTCGATGGCGATGGTGTTATTGAGAGTCATGAGTGGCTGAAGGCTTGTCCTTGCTTTGACGCTGGCAAGGAGTACAGCTCTCTGAAATAGTTAAATCCCCGTTACCATTGATTTGTTGGTAATGGGGATTTTCTTTCTTTGGCATTGCTAACTATTCAATGAAACCTACTATATTTGGGGGATTTAGAGTGATTTATCAAATAAAATTTGCGGGGATTGGAATATTATTCGTAATCAAATTTGCGGGGATTAGAATACTTTGTATATTTGCAGCATAATCCAGATGTTATGGGAAAAAGAATCTTTAAACGTAAAATATATCAGGATATTCTTCGCTGGAAGAATGAAAACAATGGTAAGTCTGCCCTTCTTATAGAAGGCGCTCGACGCATTGGTAAATCTACCATTGTAGAAGAGTTTGCGCGTAATGAATATGATTCGTATATAATTATCGATTTCAATAAAGTCAGTAACGACATAAAATCAATGTTCGATGACCTGATGGATCTTGATTTTTTATTTCTTCGTCTTCAACAAGCGTTTCACAAAACACTGACTCAAAGAAAATCTGTTATCATATTCGATGAAGTGCAGAACTGTCCTCTTGCCAGACAAGCAATAAAATATTTAGTACAGGACGGCCGTTATGACTACATAGAAACAGGTTCGCT
Proteins encoded in this window:
- a CDS encoding N-acetylmuramoyl-L-alanine amidase; its protein translation is MREINLIVIHCTATRSDQPFTQANLERSHRERGFNGIGYHYYIRRDGSIKSTRPLDKVGAHAKGYNAHSIGICYEGGLNALGKPTDTRTEWQRHSLRVLLLTLLRDYPGCRIVGHRDLSPDLDGDGVIESHEWLKACPCFDAGKEYSSLK